DNA sequence from the Diorhabda sublineata isolate icDioSubl1.1 chromosome 6, icDioSubl1.1, whole genome shotgun sequence genome:
TAAGAGGATATCTAGATCTAATAGAAAGTGTATTTCACGTCAATAACTGACATAAGACCAGGTTTTAGGTCTAAAAGTAGATCAAAATCGGGTTCAGAGTCTAAAAGTTTTGTTTAACGTTTGAAAATAGTTCAAGGTTACATTCGAAAGGTCTAGATCCAGATCAAGGAATGTCAATCGTGCTCTAGATCTAAAAGTAGATCAGGTTTAAGGTCTAAAAGAAATCTTAGATCAGCTTCGACGTCTAAAAGTGTATCTAGatctaatagaaaatttaaatcacttttttgaaaatcatatttaatgtattaaaGTAGATCAGGATTAGTTTTTAAAGGTCTCGGAATCTCAATCATGTTCTAGATCTAAAAGTGGATttagatcatgttttaaatcgaaaataaatcaataccACATCCTAGGAAGATTGTAGGCCTAGATAAACATCTAACAAAGGTTTGAATTGTCTATTAAGTTGAAAAGAACCctcttttaattcaaaatttaattattgggggagaaataaagaaaatcaatatattttcgtctttattaaaaatcatattttaaaatgcATAACAAAAACCGTACGTTTATTTACAATACATACATATATGTCACAATCCaccatcaattttattttcgtcaAATTTGTATTATCTATGGTCGAAAAATGACCATCGTTACCAACCCTAATACATAGGATAATACCAGTTTTAGGGTGATAGTAATATGAAACTGTACAGGGATGCTGCTAGATGGCTTtgatatttcttcttttgtggGTAGCAATAACGTCACAACACAAACCGCCCCTATGATTATTGATACTATGtaatttgtagaatttaacaTAGTTATCTGcctggaaaaaatttttttcgaaaattgatttttttaaagcttCAAAATCATATTTGTCGGTATGTACCTGTTTTGCTCGTCGATTATGCTTCCCCTGTCGTAAGAAGAAACATTTGTACTCCTCCTATCAGAGAAACTTCCTCTGTTCGAACTAAAAGGACCTGCCCTGTCAGAAAAACTACTTTCCCTATCAGAAGAaggcaaattttcaaaatctccaTCGTTAGAAATATTTTCCACTTCCCCAGACAAAAGTACTGCCTCAATGTCTCTTTTACcaataaactaaaagaaaatttcatagtACTATAAAGATTTGATGTTAAATTTGACAAAGCTAATCAAATCTTTTAATTTTGAGTCCAAAATCAATATCCTGAATTAATAAACTtccttttaattatttaattaaaatagttaaattttcactttctaatttcaatatttcaatttataaaattaaactaCAGAAATCAGTAACcagtaaaataaatatgattggAGACAATATGAGCAGTGCCTTAAACAAGTACTAAATATCTAACTtaactataaaattaatatttggtaACAACAATAGCGTACAATAACAATAGTTCTACACCTGATATAGtagaaataattctaaaaaaaacctGTAAACTTAATACTTCCTTTTAAAACGAAAAACCTACAAAATTTGTGTTacaaagtaaaataatattaaattaatcacCTCTTTAGTTGTATTATCTTGCATTGATATTCGAAATTTATCCGTAACGTTACAATTCGTAATAATAGGCGAAACATGTCTTATTATAATATCTACACTCATATGAGGTCCTATGGTTCCTTCAGCTTCTGTAACTGCATATTTACTAGGTGCCGTGGATAAAACTAAAATCACATAATTAATCCCAAAATtgtatgtatttaatttttattataaatacttcTAAAACGGACTGTAAAATCGTACAGATTATACAATGTCATGATCTGTTTATGTGAAGATTTTGTTcctacgtaaaattttaaacaattcggAAATACGAACACTggaatttttcgattatttaaaCTCATTATGAATATATTAGGGTTCTagttaataaatatgtattccACCAATCACGACTTTATACTTTATGTTTAACAAAATCATTGTTTGCCATATTTATAAACTAACTGCTGTTATTTGTATCGGTAGTGTtgccaaaattgaaaaataaaaatgtctcCTCTTCTATTTAGATTTTGCAAAGGacttattatgaaaaattcgatattaaattatgcatatttatattataatgaaaaatagcagacatatgaaatacaaaataaccATACgattaaaattaacaatatttgaatgtCAAATTTTAAGGCATTTTTTCGCaaactcaaatttataaaaagattCATTTTCAGACTATGAAGTTTCTCgcaaacataaatataaaaaagaagaataaatattcccaaattacaaaaaaagaagaattaataatattctagctcattaataaaaagtgtaaattttgtaataatttttttaaaatgaccaatattaaattttctaataatgcCTACTGCAAAATGATTTTTCATGCGGCTAAATATCCCCATTGTACTGTAAATGGTGTTTTGCTGGCAAAAACCCATAACAATAGAGATGTTGAATTAGTGGATTGTATACCTTTATTTCACATATCTATAAATCTAACTCCTATGGCC
Encoded proteins:
- the LOC130445758 gene encoding motile sperm domain-containing protein 1-like, coding for MSLNNRKIPVFVFPNCLKFYVGTKSSHKQIMTLYNLYDFTVRFRILSTAPSKYAVTEAEGTIGPHMSVDIIIRHVSPIITNCNVTDKFRISMQDNTTKEFIGKRDIEAVLLSGEVENISNDGDFENLPSSDRESSFSDRAGPFSSNRGSFSDRRSTNVSSYDRGSIIDEQNRQITMLNSTNYIVSIIIGAVCVVTLLLPTKEEISKPSSSIPVQFHITITLKLVLSYVLGLVTMVIFRP